One part of the Eubalaena glacialis isolate mEubGla1 chromosome 19, mEubGla1.1.hap2.+ XY, whole genome shotgun sequence genome encodes these proteins:
- the EPN3 gene encoding epsin-3 isoform X4: MTTSALRRQVKNIVHSYSEAEIKVREATSNDPWGPPSSLMSEIADLTFNTVAFAEVMGMLWRRLNDSGKNWRHVYKALTLLDYLLKTGSERVAHQCRENLYTIQTLKDFQYIDRDGKDQGVNVREKVKQVMALLKDEERLRQERTHALKTKERMALEGTGIGSGQLGFSRARGSPSSYNSSSSSPRYTSDLEQARPQTSGEEELQLQLALAMSREEAEKEVRSWGGDDSPVANGAGAGPHRRRDREPKREEREEEKLKTSQSSILDLVDIFAPAPALPSTHCSADPWDIPGLRPNTEPSGSSWGPSADPWSPVRSGSILSQSQPWNLPAMFSSSEPWGRTPAPPAGPPPTDSWAQTSPHHKLPNTGADPWGASVETSNTPVLDGTSTFDPFAKPPVSTETKEGLECAQALPSGKPSSPVELDLFGDLDPSSKQNGTKEPDAFDLDVLGEALTQPSKDTPACRTPESFLGPSASSLVNLDSLVKAPQAAKTRNPFLTGFSTPSPTNPFGGGDQGRPTLNQMRTGSPALGLAAGGPVGGSMTYSASLPLPLSSVPPGVTLPASVSVFPEARPFTPPSPGSLPQPLLPTSGSAGLLNHPPQAGTNPFL; encoded by the exons ATGACGACATCAGCGCTGCGGCGCCAGGTGAAGAACATCGTGCACAGCTACTCGGAAGCGGAGATCAAGGTGCGCGAGGCCACTAGCAACGACCCGTGGGGTCCGCCCAGCTCGCTCATGTCGGAGATTGCCGATCTGACCTTCAACACGGTGGCCTTTGCCGAGGTCATGGGCATGCTGTGGCGGCGGCTCAATGACAGCGGCAAGAACTGGCGGCACGTGTACAAGGCGCTGACGCTGCTGGACTACCTGCTCAAGACGGGATCCGAGCGGGTGGCCCACCAGTGCCGGGAGAACCTCTACACCATCCAGACGCTCAAGGACTTCCAGTACATCGACCGCGATGGCAAGGACCAGGGTGTCAACGTGCGCGAGAAGGTCAAGCAGGTGATGGCCCTGCTCAAGGACGAGGAGCGCCTCCGGCAGGAGCGAACCCACGCCCTCAAGACCAAGGAGCGCATGGCGTTGGAGGGCACGGGCATCGGCAGCGGGCAGCTGGGCTTCAGCCGTGCCCGCGGTTCCCCATCCTCCTACAACT CCTCCTCCTCATCCCCCCGCTACACCTCCGACCTAGAGCAGGCCCGGCCCCAGACGTCAGGAGAAGAGGAGCTGCAGCTGCAGCTGGCCCTGGCCATGAGCCGCGAGGAGGCTGAGAAG GAGGTGAGGTCCTGGGGGGGAGATGACTCCCCTGTGGCCAACGGTGCTGGGGCCGGACCCCACCGTCGTCGGGACAGAGAGcccaaaagagaagagagagaggaggagaagctGAAAACCAGCCAG TCCTCCATCCTGGACTTGGTGGACATCTTTGCACCAGCCCCGGCCCTGCCCTCCACACACTGTTCTGCGGACCCATGGGACATCCCAG GTCTCAGGCCCAACACAGAGCCCAGTGGCTCGTCCTGGGGGCCTTCGGCAGACCCCTGGTCTCCAGTCCGCTCAGGAAGCATCCTGTCCCAAAGCCAACCCTGGAACTTGCCCGCTATGTTCTCCTCCTCTGAGCCCTGGGGCCGGACCCCAGCGCCACCTGCTGGGCCACCCCCCACAGACTCCTGGGCACAGACCTCCCCCCACCACAAACTCCCCAACACTGGGGCCGACCCCTGGGGGGCCTCGGTGGAGACCTCCAACACACCTG TGCTAGATGGTACCTCGACCTTTGACCCATTCGCCAAGCCTCCAGTATCCACAGAGACCAAGGAGGGGCTAGAGtgtgcccaggccctgccctctggGAAGCCCAGCAGTCCTGTGG AGCTGGACCTGTTTGGAGACCTCGACCCCAGTTCCAAGCAAAATGGCACAAAGGAGCCAGATGCCTTTGACCTGGATGTGCTGGGGGAAGCACTAACCCAGCCCAGCAAGGACACCCCAGCGTGCCGGACTCCTGAGTCCTTCCTGGGCCCCTCGGCCTCCTCCTTGGTCAACCTTGACTCATTAGTCAAGGCGCCCCAGGCTGCAAAGACCCGGAACCCCTTCCTAACAG GTTTCAGCACTCCATCCCCCACCAACCCGTTCGGCGGGGGCGACCAGGGCAGGCCGACCCTGAACCAGATGCGCACCGGGTCGCCGGCGCTGGGCCTGGCGGCCGGTGGGCCGGTCGGCGGCTCCATGACCTACAgcgcctccctgcccctcccgctTAGCAGCGTGCCGCCCGGCGTGACCCTCCCCGCCTCGGTCAGCGTCTTCCCCGAAGCCCGCCCCTTCACGCCGCCGTCCCCCGGGAGCCTGCCGCAGCCACTGCTGCCCACCTCAGGCTCCGCCGGGCTGCTCAACCACCCCCCGCAGGCCGGAACCAACCCTTTTCTCTGA
- the EPN3 gene encoding epsin-3 isoform X3, translated as MTTSALRRQVKNIVHSYSEAEIKVREATSNDPWGPPSSLMSEIADLTFNTVAFAEVMGMLWRRLNDSGKNWRHVYKALTLLDYLLKTGSERVAHQCRENLYTIQTLKDFQYIDRDGKDQGVNVREKVKQVMALLKDEERLRQERTHALKTKERMALEGTGIGSGQLGFSRARGSPSSYNSSSSSPRYTSDLEQARPQTSGEEELQLQLALAMSREEAEKEVRSWGGDDSPVANGAGAGPHRRRDREPKREEREEEKLKTSQVPPSPEHGCLCPQQSSILDLVDIFAPAPALPSTHCSADPWDIPGLRPNTEPSGSSWGPSADPWSPVRSGSILSQSQPWNLPAMFSSSEPWGRTPAPPAGPPPTDSWAQTSPHHKLPNTGADPWGASVETSNTPVLDGTSTFDPFAKPPVSTETKEGLECAQALPSGKPSSPVELDLFGDLDPSSKQNGTKEPDAFDLDVLGEALTQPSKDTPACRTPESFLGPSASSLVNLDSLVKAPQAAKTRNPFLTGFSTPSPTNPFGGGDQGRPTLNQMRTGSPALGLAAGGPVGGSMTYSASLPLPLSSVPPGVTLPASVSVFPEARPFTPPSPGSLPQPLLPTSGSAGLLNHPPQAGTNPFL; from the exons ATGACGACATCAGCGCTGCGGCGCCAGGTGAAGAACATCGTGCACAGCTACTCGGAAGCGGAGATCAAGGTGCGCGAGGCCACTAGCAACGACCCGTGGGGTCCGCCCAGCTCGCTCATGTCGGAGATTGCCGATCTGACCTTCAACACGGTGGCCTTTGCCGAGGTCATGGGCATGCTGTGGCGGCGGCTCAATGACAGCGGCAAGAACTGGCGGCACGTGTACAAGGCGCTGACGCTGCTGGACTACCTGCTCAAGACGGGATCCGAGCGGGTGGCCCACCAGTGCCGGGAGAACCTCTACACCATCCAGACGCTCAAGGACTTCCAGTACATCGACCGCGATGGCAAGGACCAGGGTGTCAACGTGCGCGAGAAGGTCAAGCAGGTGATGGCCCTGCTCAAGGACGAGGAGCGCCTCCGGCAGGAGCGAACCCACGCCCTCAAGACCAAGGAGCGCATGGCGTTGGAGGGCACGGGCATCGGCAGCGGGCAGCTGGGCTTCAGCCGTGCCCGCGGTTCCCCATCCTCCTACAACT CCTCCTCCTCATCCCCCCGCTACACCTCCGACCTAGAGCAGGCCCGGCCCCAGACGTCAGGAGAAGAGGAGCTGCAGCTGCAGCTGGCCCTGGCCATGAGCCGCGAGGAGGCTGAGAAG GAGGTGAGGTCCTGGGGGGGAGATGACTCCCCTGTGGCCAACGGTGCTGGGGCCGGACCCCACCGTCGTCGGGACAGAGAGcccaaaagagaagagagagaggaggagaagctGAAAACCAGCCAG GTCCCACCCTCTCCTGAGCATGGTTGCCTCTGCCCCCAACAGTCCTCCATCCTGGACTTGGTGGACATCTTTGCACCAGCCCCGGCCCTGCCCTCCACACACTGTTCTGCGGACCCATGGGACATCCCAG GTCTCAGGCCCAACACAGAGCCCAGTGGCTCGTCCTGGGGGCCTTCGGCAGACCCCTGGTCTCCAGTCCGCTCAGGAAGCATCCTGTCCCAAAGCCAACCCTGGAACTTGCCCGCTATGTTCTCCTCCTCTGAGCCCTGGGGCCGGACCCCAGCGCCACCTGCTGGGCCACCCCCCACAGACTCCTGGGCACAGACCTCCCCCCACCACAAACTCCCCAACACTGGGGCCGACCCCTGGGGGGCCTCGGTGGAGACCTCCAACACACCTG TGCTAGATGGTACCTCGACCTTTGACCCATTCGCCAAGCCTCCAGTATCCACAGAGACCAAGGAGGGGCTAGAGtgtgcccaggccctgccctctggGAAGCCCAGCAGTCCTGTGG AGCTGGACCTGTTTGGAGACCTCGACCCCAGTTCCAAGCAAAATGGCACAAAGGAGCCAGATGCCTTTGACCTGGATGTGCTGGGGGAAGCACTAACCCAGCCCAGCAAGGACACCCCAGCGTGCCGGACTCCTGAGTCCTTCCTGGGCCCCTCGGCCTCCTCCTTGGTCAACCTTGACTCATTAGTCAAGGCGCCCCAGGCTGCAAAGACCCGGAACCCCTTCCTAACAG GTTTCAGCACTCCATCCCCCACCAACCCGTTCGGCGGGGGCGACCAGGGCAGGCCGACCCTGAACCAGATGCGCACCGGGTCGCCGGCGCTGGGCCTGGCGGCCGGTGGGCCGGTCGGCGGCTCCATGACCTACAgcgcctccctgcccctcccgctTAGCAGCGTGCCGCCCGGCGTGACCCTCCCCGCCTCGGTCAGCGTCTTCCCCGAAGCCCGCCCCTTCACGCCGCCGTCCCCCGGGAGCCTGCCGCAGCCACTGCTGCCCACCTCAGGCTCCGCCGGGCTGCTCAACCACCCCCCGCAGGCCGGAACCAACCCTTTTCTCTGA
- the EPN3 gene encoding epsin-3 isoform X1, whose protein sequence is MTTSALRRQVKNIVHSYSEAEIKVREATSNDPWGPPSSLMSEIADLTFNTVAFAEVMGMLWRRLNDSGKNWRHVYKALTLLDYLLKTGSERVAHQCRENLYTIQTLKDFQYIDRDGKDQGVNVREKVKQVMALLKDEERLRQERTHALKTKERMALEGTGIGSGQLGFSRARGSPSSYNSSSSSPRYTSDLEQARPQTSGEEELQLQLALAMSREEAEKPVPPASHRDEDLQLQLALHLSQQEQEKEVRSWGGDDSPVANGAGAGPHRRRDREPKREEREEEKLKTSQVPPSPEHGCLCPQQSSILDLVDIFAPAPALPSTHCSADPWDIPGLRPNTEPSGSSWGPSADPWSPVRSGSILSQSQPWNLPAMFSSSEPWGRTPAPPAGPPPTDSWAQTSPHHKLPNTGADPWGASVETSNTPVLDGTSTFDPFAKPPVSTETKEGLECAQALPSGKPSSPVELDLFGDLDPSSKQNGTKEPDAFDLDVLGEALTQPSKDTPACRTPESFLGPSASSLVNLDSLVKAPQAAKTRNPFLTGFSTPSPTNPFGGGDQGRPTLNQMRTGSPALGLAAGGPVGGSMTYSASLPLPLSSVPPGVTLPASVSVFPEARPFTPPSPGSLPQPLLPTSGSAGLLNHPPQAGTNPFL, encoded by the exons ATGACGACATCAGCGCTGCGGCGCCAGGTGAAGAACATCGTGCACAGCTACTCGGAAGCGGAGATCAAGGTGCGCGAGGCCACTAGCAACGACCCGTGGGGTCCGCCCAGCTCGCTCATGTCGGAGATTGCCGATCTGACCTTCAACACGGTGGCCTTTGCCGAGGTCATGGGCATGCTGTGGCGGCGGCTCAATGACAGCGGCAAGAACTGGCGGCACGTGTACAAGGCGCTGACGCTGCTGGACTACCTGCTCAAGACGGGATCCGAGCGGGTGGCCCACCAGTGCCGGGAGAACCTCTACACCATCCAGACGCTCAAGGACTTCCAGTACATCGACCGCGATGGCAAGGACCAGGGTGTCAACGTGCGCGAGAAGGTCAAGCAGGTGATGGCCCTGCTCAAGGACGAGGAGCGCCTCCGGCAGGAGCGAACCCACGCCCTCAAGACCAAGGAGCGCATGGCGTTGGAGGGCACGGGCATCGGCAGCGGGCAGCTGGGCTTCAGCCGTGCCCGCGGTTCCCCATCCTCCTACAACT CCTCCTCCTCATCCCCCCGCTACACCTCCGACCTAGAGCAGGCCCGGCCCCAGACGTCAGGAGAAGAGGAGCTGCAGCTGCAGCTGGCCCTGGCCATGAGCCGCGAGGAGGCTGAGAAG CCGGTCCCCCCAGCCTCCCACAGGGACGAGGACCTGCAGCTGCAGCTGGCCCTGCACCTGAGCCAGCAGGAGCAGGAGAAG GAGGTGAGGTCCTGGGGGGGAGATGACTCCCCTGTGGCCAACGGTGCTGGGGCCGGACCCCACCGTCGTCGGGACAGAGAGcccaaaagagaagagagagaggaggagaagctGAAAACCAGCCAG GTCCCACCCTCTCCTGAGCATGGTTGCCTCTGCCCCCAACAGTCCTCCATCCTGGACTTGGTGGACATCTTTGCACCAGCCCCGGCCCTGCCCTCCACACACTGTTCTGCGGACCCATGGGACATCCCAG GTCTCAGGCCCAACACAGAGCCCAGTGGCTCGTCCTGGGGGCCTTCGGCAGACCCCTGGTCTCCAGTCCGCTCAGGAAGCATCCTGTCCCAAAGCCAACCCTGGAACTTGCCCGCTATGTTCTCCTCCTCTGAGCCCTGGGGCCGGACCCCAGCGCCACCTGCTGGGCCACCCCCCACAGACTCCTGGGCACAGACCTCCCCCCACCACAAACTCCCCAACACTGGGGCCGACCCCTGGGGGGCCTCGGTGGAGACCTCCAACACACCTG TGCTAGATGGTACCTCGACCTTTGACCCATTCGCCAAGCCTCCAGTATCCACAGAGACCAAGGAGGGGCTAGAGtgtgcccaggccctgccctctggGAAGCCCAGCAGTCCTGTGG AGCTGGACCTGTTTGGAGACCTCGACCCCAGTTCCAAGCAAAATGGCACAAAGGAGCCAGATGCCTTTGACCTGGATGTGCTGGGGGAAGCACTAACCCAGCCCAGCAAGGACACCCCAGCGTGCCGGACTCCTGAGTCCTTCCTGGGCCCCTCGGCCTCCTCCTTGGTCAACCTTGACTCATTAGTCAAGGCGCCCCAGGCTGCAAAGACCCGGAACCCCTTCCTAACAG GTTTCAGCACTCCATCCCCCACCAACCCGTTCGGCGGGGGCGACCAGGGCAGGCCGACCCTGAACCAGATGCGCACCGGGTCGCCGGCGCTGGGCCTGGCGGCCGGTGGGCCGGTCGGCGGCTCCATGACCTACAgcgcctccctgcccctcccgctTAGCAGCGTGCCGCCCGGCGTGACCCTCCCCGCCTCGGTCAGCGTCTTCCCCGAAGCCCGCCCCTTCACGCCGCCGTCCCCCGGGAGCCTGCCGCAGCCACTGCTGCCCACCTCAGGCTCCGCCGGGCTGCTCAACCACCCCCCGCAGGCCGGAACCAACCCTTTTCTCTGA
- the EPN3 gene encoding epsin-3 isoform X2, which yields MTTSALRRQVKNIVHSYSEAEIKVREATSNDPWGPPSSLMSEIADLTFNTVAFAEVMGMLWRRLNDSGKNWRHVYKALTLLDYLLKTGSERVAHQCRENLYTIQTLKDFQYIDRDGKDQGVNVREKVKQVMALLKDEERLRQERTHALKTKERMALEGTGIGSGQLGFSRARGSPSSYNSSSSSPRYTSDLEQARPQTSGEEELQLQLALAMSREEAEKPVPPASHRDEDLQLQLALHLSQQEQEKEVRSWGGDDSPVANGAGAGPHRRRDREPKREEREEEKLKTSQSSILDLVDIFAPAPALPSTHCSADPWDIPGLRPNTEPSGSSWGPSADPWSPVRSGSILSQSQPWNLPAMFSSSEPWGRTPAPPAGPPPTDSWAQTSPHHKLPNTGADPWGASVETSNTPVLDGTSTFDPFAKPPVSTETKEGLECAQALPSGKPSSPVELDLFGDLDPSSKQNGTKEPDAFDLDVLGEALTQPSKDTPACRTPESFLGPSASSLVNLDSLVKAPQAAKTRNPFLTGFSTPSPTNPFGGGDQGRPTLNQMRTGSPALGLAAGGPVGGSMTYSASLPLPLSSVPPGVTLPASVSVFPEARPFTPPSPGSLPQPLLPTSGSAGLLNHPPQAGTNPFL from the exons ATGACGACATCAGCGCTGCGGCGCCAGGTGAAGAACATCGTGCACAGCTACTCGGAAGCGGAGATCAAGGTGCGCGAGGCCACTAGCAACGACCCGTGGGGTCCGCCCAGCTCGCTCATGTCGGAGATTGCCGATCTGACCTTCAACACGGTGGCCTTTGCCGAGGTCATGGGCATGCTGTGGCGGCGGCTCAATGACAGCGGCAAGAACTGGCGGCACGTGTACAAGGCGCTGACGCTGCTGGACTACCTGCTCAAGACGGGATCCGAGCGGGTGGCCCACCAGTGCCGGGAGAACCTCTACACCATCCAGACGCTCAAGGACTTCCAGTACATCGACCGCGATGGCAAGGACCAGGGTGTCAACGTGCGCGAGAAGGTCAAGCAGGTGATGGCCCTGCTCAAGGACGAGGAGCGCCTCCGGCAGGAGCGAACCCACGCCCTCAAGACCAAGGAGCGCATGGCGTTGGAGGGCACGGGCATCGGCAGCGGGCAGCTGGGCTTCAGCCGTGCCCGCGGTTCCCCATCCTCCTACAACT CCTCCTCCTCATCCCCCCGCTACACCTCCGACCTAGAGCAGGCCCGGCCCCAGACGTCAGGAGAAGAGGAGCTGCAGCTGCAGCTGGCCCTGGCCATGAGCCGCGAGGAGGCTGAGAAG CCGGTCCCCCCAGCCTCCCACAGGGACGAGGACCTGCAGCTGCAGCTGGCCCTGCACCTGAGCCAGCAGGAGCAGGAGAAG GAGGTGAGGTCCTGGGGGGGAGATGACTCCCCTGTGGCCAACGGTGCTGGGGCCGGACCCCACCGTCGTCGGGACAGAGAGcccaaaagagaagagagagaggaggagaagctGAAAACCAGCCAG TCCTCCATCCTGGACTTGGTGGACATCTTTGCACCAGCCCCGGCCCTGCCCTCCACACACTGTTCTGCGGACCCATGGGACATCCCAG GTCTCAGGCCCAACACAGAGCCCAGTGGCTCGTCCTGGGGGCCTTCGGCAGACCCCTGGTCTCCAGTCCGCTCAGGAAGCATCCTGTCCCAAAGCCAACCCTGGAACTTGCCCGCTATGTTCTCCTCCTCTGAGCCCTGGGGCCGGACCCCAGCGCCACCTGCTGGGCCACCCCCCACAGACTCCTGGGCACAGACCTCCCCCCACCACAAACTCCCCAACACTGGGGCCGACCCCTGGGGGGCCTCGGTGGAGACCTCCAACACACCTG TGCTAGATGGTACCTCGACCTTTGACCCATTCGCCAAGCCTCCAGTATCCACAGAGACCAAGGAGGGGCTAGAGtgtgcccaggccctgccctctggGAAGCCCAGCAGTCCTGTGG AGCTGGACCTGTTTGGAGACCTCGACCCCAGTTCCAAGCAAAATGGCACAAAGGAGCCAGATGCCTTTGACCTGGATGTGCTGGGGGAAGCACTAACCCAGCCCAGCAAGGACACCCCAGCGTGCCGGACTCCTGAGTCCTTCCTGGGCCCCTCGGCCTCCTCCTTGGTCAACCTTGACTCATTAGTCAAGGCGCCCCAGGCTGCAAAGACCCGGAACCCCTTCCTAACAG GTTTCAGCACTCCATCCCCCACCAACCCGTTCGGCGGGGGCGACCAGGGCAGGCCGACCCTGAACCAGATGCGCACCGGGTCGCCGGCGCTGGGCCTGGCGGCCGGTGGGCCGGTCGGCGGCTCCATGACCTACAgcgcctccctgcccctcccgctTAGCAGCGTGCCGCCCGGCGTGACCCTCCCCGCCTCGGTCAGCGTCTTCCCCGAAGCCCGCCCCTTCACGCCGCCGTCCCCCGGGAGCCTGCCGCAGCCACTGCTGCCCACCTCAGGCTCCGCCGGGCTGCTCAACCACCCCCCGCAGGCCGGAACCAACCCTTTTCTCTGA